CATCAGACGCCGTGCGTCACGTCGAAACCGTCGCTCATCCCGCTTTGCCGATAAAATCCCGCGCCGCTCGTTCGACGTCGTCCGAATCCCAGATCGCTCCGATCACGGCGACGGCGTCGGCGCCGTGCTCGCGGCAGTCGCGTACGCGTCCCGCGGTGATTCCACCGACGGCCACCAGCGGAATGCCGACGCTGTGCGCGGCATCCGACGCAGCGGAGAGCTCGCGCGTTCCCTTCGGCTGGCCATACGCGCGTTTCGACGCGGTCTCGAACACCGGACCGTACTGCACGGCGCAAGGAGGGTCGCCTTTCATCGCGGCGATCGCATCGGCCGAATGAACGGACCGCGCGATCCATGCTTGCTCTCCGAGCAGGCGGCGCGCGTCGGCCACCGGCATGCCGTCTTCCGGCAGATGGACACCATCGGCTTCGCTCGCGAGCGCAATGTCGACGCGATCGTTGACGACAAAAAGGCCGCCGCTCTCACGCAGCATCGGCGCGACGAGCATCGCCGCGGCGTAAAGCTCGCTCGCGGGCCTCGCCTTGGCGCGAAGCTGCACCCAGCGGATTCCGCCGGCGAGCGCCGCGGCTACGCGCGAACGCAGATCGTCGAGGTCGGTCCACGCTCCAGTGATGAGCTGAACGGGAGGATCGGGCAGGGCGAGCATGCGAATCGGCGCGTTGCCGCCGGCGGCAATCAGCCGATCAGGTCGGCGAGTGGAGACGATGCGCTCGCATGAAGCTTCTTGGCGATGCGTCCCGCAAGAAACGCGGCGCGACCGGCTTCGACGCCGAGCTTCATGGCCCTGGCCATGAGGATCGGGTCGCGTGCGCCGGCGATGGCCGTGTTCATCAGCACCGCATCGCATCCGAGCTCGAGCGCGTAAGCGGCGTCCGAAGCGGTGCCGACGCCGGCATCGACGATCACCGGCACGCGGCTCTGCTCGATGATGATGCGGATGTTGTACGGATTGCGAATCCCGAGACCGGAACCGATCGGCGCAGCCAGCGGCATGACGGCAACGCACCCGGCCTCTTCGAGGCGCTTGCACGCGACCGGGTCGTCGGTCACGTACGGCAGCACGTCGAAACCTTCCTTGACGAGGATGCGCGCGGCTTCGATCGTCGCGGGCACGTCGGGAAACAAAGTCTTCTCGTCGCCGATGACCTCGAGCTTGACGAGCTTGCCGATGCCGGCCTCGCGCGCGAGCCGGCACGTGCGGATCGCATCTTCGGCGGTGTAGCAGCCGGCGGTGTTCGGAAGGATCGTGAAACGCTTCGGATCGACGAAGTCGAGCAGGTTCGGTTTGGTCGGGTCGGTGATGTTCACGCGCCGCACGGCCACGGTGACGATCTCGGCGCCCGAAGTCTCGATCGCGATGCGGGTCTGCTCGAAGTCGGCGTACTTGCCGGTGCCGACCAGAAGCCGCGAGCGGTAGCTGCGACCGGCCAGGACCAGAGAATCTTCGCTGTCCGTAGTCGCGGTTTCGCCCGGGCTCCTCGACTGACTCTGCACAGGTGCTCCCACGGTCATCCTCCACC
The sequence above is drawn from the Candidatus Limnocylindrales bacterium genome and encodes:
- a CDS encoding thiazole synthase, yielding MGAPVQSQSRSPGETATTDSEDSLVLAGRSYRSRLLVGTGKYADFEQTRIAIETSGAEIVTVAVRRVNITDPTKPNLLDFVDPKRFTILPNTAGCYTAEDAIRTCRLAREAGIGKLVKLEVIGDEKTLFPDVPATIEAARILVKEGFDVLPYVTDDPVACKRLEEAGCVAVMPLAAPIGSGLGIRNPYNIRIIIEQSRVPVIVDAGVGTASDAAYALELGCDAVLMNTAIAGARDPILMARAMKLGVEAGRAAFLAGRIAKKLHASASSPLADLIG
- the thiE gene encoding thiamine phosphate synthase, with product MLALPDPPVQLITGAWTDLDDLRSRVAAALAGGIRWVQLRAKARPASELYAAAMLVAPMLRESGGLFVVNDRVDIALASEADGVHLPEDGMPVADARRLLGEQAWIARSVHSADAIAAMKGDPPCAVQYGPVFETASKRAYGQPKGTRELSAASDAAHSVGIPLVAVGGITAGRVRDCREHGADAVAVIGAIWDSDDVERAARDFIGKAG